One Nicotiana sylvestris chromosome 12, ASM39365v2, whole genome shotgun sequence genomic window carries:
- the LOC138883003 gene encoding uncharacterized protein, with protein MVNELRRLNREKKDCEFKLEVCEIEKKEHHRKSRKEKWYINSVCSSHMTGDKNLFKEVTKINGGSVKFGDDSKGKIVGTGTVPFNNNYDITEVYLVDGLIYNLLSISQLCNSRYEVKFKKIDCAIEDETGKIILPEKRYGNAYILDSFENLDSHICLTFISNDP; from the exons ATGGTGAATGAACTAAGGAGACTCAATAGGGAAAAGAAAGACTGCGAGTTTAAGCTTGAAGTATGTGAAATTGAAAAGAAG GAACACCACAGGAAGAGCCGCAAAGAAAAATGGTACATAAATAGTGTGTGTTCCAGTCACATGACAGGTGACAAAAACCTATTCAAGGAAGTTACAAAGATAAATGGAGGAAGTGTCAAATTTGGCGATGACTCGAAAGGAAAGATAGTTGGCACTGGCACAGTTCCATTCAATAATAATTATGATATTACTGAAGTGTATCTTGTAGATGGACTCATCTACAATCTACTGAGTATAAGCCAGCTATGTAATTCCAGGTACGAAGTTAAATTCAAGAAAATTGATTGTGCCATTGAAGATGAGACAGGCAAAATAATCCTCCCAGAAAAAAGATATGGAAATGCCTATATTCTTGATAGTTTTGAAAATTTAGATAGTCACATCTGCTTAACATTTATATCTAATGATCCATAG
- the LOC138883002 gene encoding uncharacterized protein, protein MWDKLEVTSEGTSKVKETHFNMLVHDYELFQMKEGESIEEIFARFSKIISDLKAFGKSYSSGDQVRKILRSLPTTWQAKVVALESQDLNKLSYDELRGDLIAFEKTHLKKTS, encoded by the coding sequence ATGTGGGATAAACTGGAAGTTACTTCTGAAGGAACTAGCAAAGTGAAAGAAACTCACTTCAACATGTTGGTTCATGACTACGAACTCTTTCAGATGAAAGAGGGAGAATCCATTGAAGAAATATTTGCAAGATTCAGCAAAATTATTAGCGATCTAAAAGCTTTTGGTAAATCATACTCAAGTGGTGATCAAGTTCGGAAAATTCTGAGGAGCCTACCTACCACTTGGCAGGCAAAAGTAGTTGCACTCGAATCACAAGATCTAAACAAACTTTCATATGATGAGCTTCGAGGAGATCTTATAGCATTTGAGAAAACACACCTCAAGAAAACAAGCtag